The DNA region CTAGTGGGAGCCTTTTCCACTATTTATACCTGTCAAAAACAAACTTTAAGTAACATCCTGCTTGACTATTTTTCTATCATTACAAAACATCATGTCTAAATATAAGGTTATTTGTTTTTGCAAAAGAAGATATTTGATTTTTGAGGGTAGAATAAGCCATGCttaataaaaaaactttttacaaGAAACCATTCTCAAAATTAGATAAGTTATTCTGAAGTCataattttttacctctttagcaACCCCATGACTTCTTACAGAATTTCCTTGGATTCCCTCACgcaaattatttccaaaattatAAGGACTACCTCAAATTAGGTTaaggaataaaaaacaaacccaccattgtggtttcttttccttaattttgAGATCTCTGCTAAGCATTCTCTTACTCCTAAGATATAAATGTGAGCATGAACATTACATTTCCCATGGAAGTCCCAGGAAGGTATATATGGGTTTGAAAATCTTTACTTACTATTTATATCACACATACCAAAATATCTCTTTGTTATCAGTTGCGTATTTcccaatattttatataatataattttatatatttatatttgtgtatACATGTAAATACTTGATGTTTATCAAATATAATCATACTATATAGAGTGTTTTGCAACATGCCTTTTACCTAATAATATGGATATTCTTAAATTGTTTTCTAATATATCATTCTATCTAATGTGCAAAATTATATCATATCAATTTCCTATATTTCATTTAGGATTATGAATACCAGTTGTAAGATACTTCAACTGCATCAAATTACTATGTATAAATAATGTTTACATGAGGATTTTATAGCCTACTTATACAACCATTTACCTTAGGATAAGTTCTAAGGAATGGAAGATTAGTCTCAAAAGTCTTGtacattttaaaggttttgaaatattttaagtgaagAAACTTTAGAGACTAGTTCACTTTTAGAggtggatgagcacaaagagttGGCCAAATGACATGAGCATTAGAGGGCAAAAAGAAGTGTAGTAGGACCTTCAGCTCAAAAAAGTACAGTAGGCTTATAGGGTAAAGAAAATGTCAcaaacaagaaggaaaagtctACCTAAGACAGGGGGTAAAAAAGTTATCACAGAGAAACTTGAAAAACAACAACTTTCCACATAAGCTATACCATTATATGAATTAATTCAAAGTTAAAATCAAATTGGCTAATAAgcaataaaatactaaaatgggGATAGAATAATAGACACATTATATTTGGAGTCTGAAAAGGaacccagagattcagatccAAGACTGACTATTAAAGGCAGAGTTGGTTCTCAAGCCCAGTCTTCCATCTTTAGTTCAGTGTTCTTTCCAAATAACATGTTGCTTGTTCTACATCGTCATTCATTTAAGTATGGCTATATAGCTTTCGAtctgttctctctctcctgtgtgaCTAACTTACCTCCTCAGTAACAGTTATCTACAAtgtcacaaacacacacacacaaacaaacaatgTAGCATTCTCCATAGTGAACCATCATGGTCTACCAATTGTGGCTTCATTAAGTAATTATTAGAGTGCTTTCCCCAGCCTGAGACTTTGAGAATGGGTAATATCCCCAGCTCAAGTTCAGATTGTTGATGGTGCTTTGCATGAATGTACATGGAGGTCTAGTGAAGAAACTGGTAAATGTGTGAATTGTAAAATCTGGtcattcaagtatacaattttatattttggGATGCAATTGACATGAGGACTGCCCATGACAAAAAAGTACAGTAGGCATATAaggtaaagaaaatgaagaggacATTTAAATGTCATGCTATGTCATTTGTAATCACAACGTCTTTCATGCTCACTTCATAATATGTAACCCTGTTTGAAACTAATGGGAGCTAGAGACTCTGAACTCCAATTCTTGCTGCTTCACCACAAGTTGCCTTGGCAATTTCTGGGCATTATAAAACTTTTGTGGGAAAGTAGGTTTCAGTCACAGCAAGCCATGGGGAATACAATCACCTTAGAAAAAATGTCCACCACAGAGGCTTCACAGGAGTGTAGAGAGCACAAGCCCACTTATGGTTTGATGGGAATTcaagaggaaaagacagaaatgcAGTGCACTCCAAACCTTCAATCTTTTATACAGAGCAGCTTTGTATCTGTTGTATCATAGCCCTTTCAAAACATTGAGAATGATTCagaattaaatcagaatttctgaAGGTAGTTTTGGACAGATTGTACCttcaaaattcataaaaaatatgaattttaaaaagatttgcaGATATCCATTGTTTCCCAAAGGATTCAGACCAAGGGATCTCACTTCCTGCAAACTTCTTGAAGATGGGAGTATCTCCTTTCACCTATGATAATGAAGCATATGCTTCTGCATTCATGGATAGTTTAAAGGAACTAGGAGATCCATTTAAGTTTTTACTCATAAACTAGGGTTAGAATATTCTGGGAGGTGGGCAGCTTTCAGTTTATCTTCTCCCTCCTAGGGGTAGCAGAAAATGATGAGATGGTTGAAAGAGCCattcacaaataaaataaaacaacttggCAACCTCCATGGTATTActgctctcttctttttcactacaGGTCATCCCAGTGCACACCATAAAATGGAGTCCATGGAGAATTTCAATCAGTCTAAAGTATCAGAATTCATTTTGCTGGGACTGACCAGCTCACAACATATacagtttcttctctttccacTCTTCTCTATTATCTATGTAGTCACAGTTTTGGGTAACCTTCTCATTGTTGTCACAGTGTTTTCCACTCCTAACCTGAAAACCCCCATGTACTTTCTCCTTGGCAACCTCTCCTTTGTGGACATGACCCTTGCTTCCTTTGCCACCCCTAAGATGATTGCAAACTTGATTAGAAAGCATAAGACCATTTCCTTTGCTGGATGCTTCACTCAGATCTTTCTCCTTCACTTACTGGGTGGGGTTGAAATGGTACTGTTGGTCTCCATGGCATATGACAGGTATGTGGCAATTTGTAAGCCCCTTCACTACATGACCATCATGAACAAGAAGGTATGTGTTTTGCTGGTATTGACCTCATGGTTCTCAGGTCTCCTTCACTCAGGGATTCAGATACCCTTTGTTGTGAACTTGCCTTTCTGTGGTCCCAATGTGGTAGACAGCATTTTCTGTGATCTCCCTCTGGTTACTAAGCTTGCCTGCATAGATACTTATATTGTAGAGATTGTCATTGTTGCCAACAGTGGGATGATCTCCCTGAGCTGTTTCACTATTTTGCTTATTTCCTACAGTCTTATCCTCATTACTATTAAGAACCACTCTTCTACTGGGCAGTCCAAAGCCCGTTCCACCTTAACGGCTCACATTACAGTGGTGATTCTTTTCTTTGGCCCATGCATTTTCATCTATATCTGGCCCTTCAGCAACCACTCAGTGGATAAGTTCCTTGCTGTGTTTTACACCATTGTCACCCCCATCTTGAATCCAATTATCTACACTCTGCGAAATAGAGAAATGAAGACAGCCATGAAGAAACTCTGGAGTGTTTTTGTGGGTTCCAAACAGGTTACATAAGTTAAAAACAAATAGAAgcagaatatttttaatgtttttaaggattccttctaaaaataaaagtattggatttatattgaataaatgaagaaaaatacagcagGACTATAAAAAATAATACACTACAATGATACagaaccaacaaaaaaattagtatataaatgtttttgatGCCTACTAAGAGGGCATAACTCTGAGTTTCAGTATCTACTTACAACATGAAGGTGTGATCACTTTTCCTGTTGCCTCCAATATGAGTAGACCTCCCTTAAGGTTGTTGATATTATGAAATCTTGCACCCATGTTCCTACACAATAATACTGCATTTCAAAAAGGTGTGTTCTTAATTCAAAAAATTACACATTACAGaaaatacattgatttttttcctttaaaaatattgaatttaaaTTGTGACTACTAGTAACAAGTAACATTATGCATGTTAACACTTTCCAAGAAATTAATTTAATGACATTTGGGTCCTACCACAGCACTATTAATGCCCATTAACAAGATGTGATTGTCTGGAATTTCTCAAGCTGTAAATCTGCATATAGTTTTtctcaatatttaattttattccctCTGTAACATGTGGCAATGATATAGGAGATAAAAATCAACAGctataggaattttatttttttcctaatttaatCCTAGGCAGAGTCCAATGGTGAAACAAAAAAAGCAATTGCAATTTATAATTTTCTAGACCTTTACTTACTCTTTGACCATAATTATAATATAGAGTTTAATGATTAAAGAAGACCTTGCTACCTTACGGAAGAAATTTCAATAGTGAACCCAACTATGGTTACAGAGACAAAAGGAAGTAGGAAAACAATTCTCTGTATTCTGTCACTAAACCAATAGTCTAAAAGAGcaacaagaaaatatatatattttttatgttttaatgaatgaaaaaagtTGAGAATGGAATTTTCTGAATGTCTGTTAAGTTAATGACCAAGCTATTAAGaatgcatttctaacaaattccaaATTCTTTAGGGATTATTTTCTTTTGCCCAATTCAGAGAGTATATAGAAATTTTCCCATTCCACAGAACAAATCAAGGTTTGTGAACATGAACCATAACTGAAGCAAAAACTGCACAATAGGTAGACTCTCACAGACCCTAATATAAATGTGCACACATGAATGCCTCCACAAGTATCCTCCCagccaaaataaaaatacattagctAGTCTTGTACTGGAAGAATTTCTGATTCATCCAAAACAACTATCAGAGTGTACGAAGAGAGGTATAATATTTACAGAACTATTTTGTGTTCTAAAAAGACAAAGTTCTCCATTATGTTTCCATAGCAGAGATTCATACCCACTGCCAGAAGTGGAAGCACAGTGATAATGTATACATAGACCACGAACATATTTGAAGATCCTCAACTGTGCCTAGAAAATCTTTTCCAAAGATCTTCATTCCACATTACCTGAAATTTCACTCTTATTTGTCATTCCATTAGTgataaattacttttatttttaaatatgcattcataaaaataaaccaaaatacaAGCAGTAACATATTTACTAGTTTTTAGCCATGAATATCATGATGGGAATATATTTATTCACTCGTTTTTTTTCTAAGTCCACCAGCTGAATTAAAAATCCTGGGAAAATTATATTCTCCTTGGCATGGAGAATGAAAAGGGTACAGTAATAAAGGGGAAATGGcctagaagaaatagattttCTCTATTTATTCTGTGTTTATCCATATTCTGTAATTATTTTGCTCTTGCTTTTATCTTGCTGCATGTCATTAAGAGCATTGGCCAACAGGGAAAGACAGCTTTGAAG from Dasypus novemcinctus isolate mDasNov1 chromosome 3, mDasNov1.1.hap2, whole genome shotgun sequence includes:
- the LOC101440816 gene encoding olfactory receptor 4K17 gives rise to the protein MENFNQSKVSEFILLGLTSSQHIQFLLFPLFSIIYVVTVLGNLLIVVTVFSTPNLKTPMYFLLGNLSFVDMTLASFATPKMIANLIRKHKTISFAGCFTQIFLLHLLGGVEMVLLVSMAYDRYVAICKPLHYMTIMNKKVCVLLVLTSWFSGLLHSGIQIPFVVNLPFCGPNVVDSIFCDLPLVTKLACIDTYIVEIVIVANSGMISLSCFTILLISYSLILITIKNHSSTGQSKARSTLTAHITVVILFFGPCIFIYIWPFSNHSVDKFLAVFYTIVTPILNPIIYTLRNREMKTAMKKLWSVFVGSKQVT